A window of the Clostridia bacterium genome harbors these coding sequences:
- a CDS encoding prepilin-type N-terminal cleavage/methylation domain-containing protein, with the protein MKGYFENRRGLTLVELLIVLALLSIILIGVVNLFSFILRTFDWVEGETQRQQEVKRALSMLGNDIRNARPLEDQLIGVAINQSGTELLLGPEGQGCIRYQVRQNALWRQVHDGHGFTDQPGKILDLVVQPGDRPFQRNEKTVFVHLRIDYSGGRKAGKLMEITAEFTVRNGLLEKED; encoded by the coding sequence ATGAAGGGGTATTTTGAAAACCGGCGCGGGTTGACCCTGGTGGAGCTACTCATTGTCCTGGCTCTTTTATCAATCATCCTAATAGGCGTCGTTAATCTTTTCAGCTTTATTCTCCGGACCTTCGATTGGGTGGAAGGGGAAACCCAACGACAGCAGGAGGTAAAACGGGCCTTGTCCATGCTGGGCAATGACATCAGGAATGCCAGACCCCTTGAGGACCAGCTCATCGGGGTAGCTATTAATCAATCCGGCACGGAACTGTTATTGGGGCCTGAAGGACAGGGGTGCATCCGTTACCAGGTGAGACAGAATGCACTGTGGCGGCAGGTGCATGATGGACATGGTTTTACCGATCAACCGGGGAAGATCCTTGACCTGGTGGTGCAACCCGGTGATAGGCCTTTCCAAAGAAATGAAAAGACTGTTTTCGTGCACCTGAGAATCGATTATAGCGGCGGTAGGAAAGCCGGAAAACTTATGGAAATCACGGCGGAGTTCACCGTGAGAAACGGTTTGCTGGAAAAGGAGGATTAA
- a CDS encoding type II secretion system F family protein, which translates to MAVFYYRARDKKGQLVEGSLTASSRLQGAQELRQQGLFPLEIRERAIFQNRPTLKFAITKKTQHLAVFAHQTGAMLEAGLPVLTCLELVKEQLSQEYGQALTAVQQDLKEGSSLAGALKKHPHVFPPLLTSMVEAGELGGILVEVLYWLAELYERETHLLEKVKSALLYPCLVLVLALLALVFLFIAVIPNFAHILENMGAEIPLITQLILTTARKLADGGFFLALVLGLLLGCTYYISKSPAGKGWRDKLLLEFPLIRDLTVKMLSARFCRMLSALLRSGVPILQAVTVVQKTLGNQRAQARLSLIVTDLQEGRSLGSSLAKMGLFPPQLVAVVVAGEESGQLPEFLFKLGQMYETECHRTLERVTVLLEPALMLCLGGFVSFVVIALLLPLFTLIGSL; encoded by the coding sequence ATGGCTGTTTTCTATTACCGGGCTCGCGACAAGAAGGGGCAATTGGTGGAAGGAAGCCTTACCGCCAGCAGTCGACTGCAAGGAGCCCAGGAACTCAGGCAGCAGGGATTGTTTCCCCTCGAGATTAGAGAAAGGGCAATTTTCCAAAACAGGCCGACCTTAAAATTTGCCATTACAAAGAAAACACAGCACCTTGCCGTTTTTGCACACCAAACGGGAGCGATGTTGGAAGCAGGATTACCCGTGCTGACTTGTTTAGAGTTAGTAAAAGAACAGCTTTCCCAGGAATATGGGCAGGCTTTAACAGCCGTACAGCAAGACTTAAAGGAAGGAAGTTCCCTGGCCGGCGCTTTAAAGAAGCATCCCCATGTGTTTCCTCCCCTGTTGACCAGCATGGTAGAGGCCGGGGAACTCGGTGGAATCCTAGTGGAGGTTTTATACTGGCTGGCAGAGCTTTATGAGAGAGAGACTCATTTGTTGGAAAAAGTCAAGTCTGCATTGCTGTATCCCTGCTTGGTGCTGGTGCTGGCCCTATTAGCACTGGTATTCTTGTTTATCGCAGTCATACCCAATTTTGCACACATTCTGGAGAACATGGGGGCGGAAATACCTCTCATCACGCAGTTGATCTTGACTACGGCACGGAAGCTGGCCGACGGCGGATTCTTTTTGGCTCTGGTCTTAGGGCTGCTGCTGGGCTGCACCTATTATATCTCAAAGTCGCCGGCGGGGAAGGGTTGGCGGGACAAGTTGCTGCTTGAATTCCCATTGATTAGGGATTTGACGGTCAAAATGCTGTCTGCCAGGTTTTGTAGGATGCTCAGTGCCTTGTTGAGGAGCGGTGTACCTATCTTGCAGGCCGTCACCGTGGTGCAGAAGACCCTCGGCAATCAACGGGCCCAAGCAAGATTGTCTTTAATCGTAACTGATTTGCAGGAAGGCAGGAGTTTAGGAAGCTCCCTGGCCAAAATGGGGCTTTTTCCTCCGCAGCTGGTGGCGGTGGTTGTTGCCGGGGAAGAGTCAGGACAATTACCCGAGTTCTTGTTCAAGTTGGGCCAAATGTATGAGACGGAATGCCACCGGACCTTGGAGCGGGTTACCGTCTTGCTGGAGCCTGCTTTGATGTTGTGCCTGGGCGGTTTCGTCAGTTTTGTCGTCATCGCCCTGTTGTTACCGCTGTTTACCCTGATTGGTTCTCTATGA